In the genome of Vicia villosa cultivar HV-30 ecotype Madison, WI linkage group LG7, Vvil1.0, whole genome shotgun sequence, one region contains:
- the LOC131615867 gene encoding anthocyanidin 3-O-glucosyltransferase 2-like, with the protein MMKKAQVVFIPSPGVGHIVSTLEFAKLLINRDNRLRITVLIMKFPNTTETDIYTKSLPILDSLNIINLPECSLPPNMDRRSAMIALLEAQKPNVKQAVSNLTTGEAQHGRLAAFVVDMFCTRMIDVAKEFSVPTLVFFTSGVALLGLMFHLHTIHERDSVDSTQLLQLTELAVPSFANPVPTESLPSVVLQKEWESFFMAYCKGLKNADGIIVNSFEELESYAVHSFASHPDLASLTTIYPVGPILNLESKTKGSVDSDDTIKWLDDQPPSSVVFLCFGSRGSFYEDQIKEIAYAIEKSEVRFIWALRKPPPKGTMDAPSDYSPFHFDSILPKGFLDRTAKIGRVVGWAPQAQILAHPATGGFVSHCGWNSTLESIYFGVPIATWPHSAEQPTNAFELVCELKIAVEIALDYRVEYTGEHNYVVNAEKIERGIRSVLSEDEEIRKKVNEMSEKSGNTLLEGGSSYNYLGRLIDYIVNQI; encoded by the coding sequence atgATGAAAAAAGCACAAGTGGTGTTTATCCCTTCTCCTGGTGTTGGCCACATAGTTTCAACTCTCGAGTTTGCAAAGCTTCTAATCAACCGTGATAACCGTCTCCGAATAACCGTCTTGATTATGAAATTCCCAAATACTACAGAAACTGATATCTACACTAAATCCCTTCCCATCTTAGATTCTCTCAATATCATCAACCTTCCAGAATGTTCTCTTCCTCCAAACATGGATCGACGTTCCGCCATGATCGCTCTCCTTGAAGCTCAAAAACCAAACGTCAAGCAAGCTGTCTCTAACCTCACTACTGGAGAAGCACAGCACGGACGCTTGGCTGCCTTTGTTGTTGACATGTTCTGCACCCGCATGATTGATGTTGCCAAAGAATTTTCCGTCCCTACGCTCGTCTTCTTCACTTCCGGCGTTGCTTTACTTGGCTTGATGTTTCATCTTCATACTATCCATGAACGAGACAGCGTAGATTCGACTCAGTTGCTGCAACTCACTGAGCTGGCTGTCCCGAGTTTCGCTAACCCGGTTCCAACAGAATCGTTGCCTAGTGTTGTGCTACAAAAGGAATGGGAGTCGTTTTTTATGGCCTACTGCAAAGGCCTCAAGAATGCTGATGGCATTATAGTAAATTCATTTGAAGAGCTAGAATCCTATGCGGTTCACTCGTTTGCATCCCATCCTGATCTAGCTAGTTTAACAACTATATATCCGGTGGGGCCCATACTAAACCTAGAATCCAAAACCAAAGGAAGCGTTGATTCCGATGACACCATCAAGTGGCTTGATGATCAACCTCCTTCTTCTGTAGTTTTTCTCTGCTTTGGAAGTAGGGGTTCTTTCTATGAGGATCAGATTAAAGAGATTGCTTATGCtattgagaaaagtgaagtccGTTTTATATGGGCTCTCCGTAAACCTCCACCAAAGGGGACGATGGATGCACCCTCTGATTATTCACCTTTTCATTTTGATTCGATTTTACCAAAAGGATTTTTAGATCGGACTGCTAAAATTGGAAGGGTCGTTGGATGGGCACCACAAGCTCAAATACTAGCTCATCCAGCGACGGGAGGATTTGTTTCGCATTGTGGTTGGAATTCAACACTTGAGAGCATTTATTTTGGTGTGCCTATTGCCACGTGGCCACATTCCGCAGAACAACCGACAAATGCTTTTGAGTTGGTGTGTGAGTTGAAGATAGCAGTGGAGATTGCATTGGATTATCGAGTGGAATATACTGGTGAGCATAACTATGTTGTAAATGCAGAAAAGATTGAGAGAGGAATAAGGAGTGTCTTGTCCGAGGATGAAGAGATAAGGAAGAAAGTGAACGAGATGAGTGAAAAGAGTGGGAATACTTTATTAGAAGGAGGATCTTCTTATAATTATTTAGGTCGTTTGATTGATTATATTGTGAACCAAATATGA
- the LOC131617845 gene encoding anthocyanidin 3-O-glucosyltransferase 6-like produces the protein MKKVQVVLIPSPGVGHIVSTLEFAKLLINRDNRLRINVLIMKFPLATETDVYTKSLPILDSLNVINLPECSLPPNSNPGSAMIALLEAQKPNVKQAVSNLITREPQHGRLAAFVVDMFCTPMIDIAKEFSVPTLVFFTSGVAFLGLSLHLHTIHERDSVDSTQLLQLTKLAVPSFANSVPIKSLPSVVLLKEWEPFLMDFYWKGLKNADGIIVNSFEELESHAVHSFVSHAGLTSLPIYPVGPILNLEPKTKCSVDSDGILKWLDDKPPSSIIFLCFGSMGSFDEDQIKKIAYAIENSGVRFIWSLRKPPPKGTMDAPSNYPHFQLDSILPKGFLDRTAETGRVIGWAPQAQILAHRATGGFVSHCGWNSTLESIYYGVPIATWPISAEQQMNAFELVSELKLGVEITLDYSITFNGEPNYVVTADMIEKGIKSVLDKDGEVRKKVKEMSEKSRKTLLEGGSSYTYLERLIDYIVNQTSD, from the coding sequence ATGAAAAAAGTACAAGTGGTGTTGATCCCTTCTCCTGGTGTAGGTCATATAGTTTCGACTCTGGAGTTCGCGAAGCTTCTAATCAACCGTGACAACCGTCTACGAATAAATGTCTTGATTATGAAATTCCCACTCGCCACAGAAACTGATGTTTACACTAAATCCCTTCCTATCTTAGATTCTCTCAATGTCATCAACCTTCCAGAATGCTCTCTTCCCCCGAATTCCAACCCTGGTTCCGCCATGATCGCTCTCCTCGAAGCTCAGAAACCAAACGTCAAACAAGCTGTCTCTAACCTCATTACTAGAGAGCCACAACACGGACGCCTGGCTGCCTTTGTTGTTGACATGTTCTGCACCCCCATGATTGATATTGCCAAAGAGTTTTCCGTTCCTACGCTCGTCTTCTTCACTTCCGGTGTTGCTTTCCTTGGTTTGAGTCTCCATCTTCACACCATCCATGAACGAGACAGCGTAGATTCAACTCAATTGCTGCAACTCACTAAGCTGGCTGTCCCGAGTTTCGCTAACTCGGTTCCAATAAAATCGTTGCCTAGTGTTGTGCTACTCAAAGAATGGGAGCCGTTTTTGATGGACTTCTACTGGAAAGGCCTGAAGAATGCTGATGGCATTATAGTAAATTCATTTGAAGAGCTTGAATCCCATGCGGTTCATTCATTTGTATCTCATGCAGGCCTAACTAGTTTACCGATATATCCGGTCGGACCTATACTAAACCTGGAGCCGAAAACCAAATGCAGCGTTGATTCTGATGGCATCCTCAAGTGGCTTGATGATAAACCTCCTTCCTCGATAATTTTTCTCTGCTTCGGCAGTATGGGTTCTTTCGATGAAGATCAGATTAAGAAGATAGCATATGCTATTGAGAATAGTGGCGTCCGCTTTATATGGTCTCTTCGAAAACCTCCACCAAAAGGCACTATGGATGCGCCTTCTAATTACCCACATTTTCAATTGGATTCGATTTTACCTAAAGGATTTTTAGATCGGACTGCAGAAACTGGAAGGGTCATTGGATGGGCCCCTCAAGCTCAAATACTAGCCCATCGTGCGACAGGAGGATTTGTTTCGCATTGTGGCTGGAATTCAACACTTGAGAGTATCTATTATGGCGTGCCTATTGCCACGTGGCCTATTTCTGCCGAACAACAAATGAATGCTTTTGAATTGGTGAGTGAACTGAAGTTGGGTGTGGAGATTACATTGGATTATAGCATAACGTTCAATGGTGAACCTAACTATGTTGTAACGGCAGACATGATTGAAAAAGGAATAAAGAGTGTGTTGGATAAGGATGGAGAGGTAAGAAAGAAAGTGAAAGAGATGAGTGAAAAGAGTAGGAAGACTTTATTAGAAGGAGGATCTTCTTACACTTATTTAGAACGATTGATTGATTATATTGTGAATCAAACATCAGATTAA
- the LOC131619708 gene encoding uncharacterized protein LOC131619708 has translation MLEWLEWKRRRGDKFVKDRKTKKETSQSVKEKSLISYWFVMKLWRERESSKYSRKFQRSGYSLDAKKAKGNNNLVAGTCDVNNHPLFVLVDCGAMYSFISNLCVLRLGFEAQKVCKKCSITFNSHNFLIDLIYLSLKKIDVILDMDWLSNNSVYIGCKEKAIFIPAKETTSIDVIGNLIKGTVKLVNYLFAQEKSFLLVLTTDLEDRKSVSEIPIVFKFPYVFPEDVISLPLEREVKISIDLVLGTALVSIAPYWMSPAELIELKSQLE, from the exons ATGTTAGAGTGGTTGGAATGGAAGAGAAGACGAGGTGATAAATTTGTGAAAGATAGGAAGACGAAGAAAGAAACTTCACAGTCTGTTAAAGAGAAATCATTGATTTCTTATTGGTTTGTAATGAAATTgtggagggagagagagag CTCAAAGTATTCAAGGAAATTCCAAAGATCAGGTTACTCCTTGGATGCAAAGAAGGCAAAAGGGAACAACAACCTTGTTGCTGGTACATGTGATGTTAATAATCATCCTTTGTTTGTattagttgattgtggagcaatGTATTCCTTTATTTCTAACCTTTGTGTGCTGCGACTTGGGTTTGAAGCTCAGAAGGTCTGTAAAAAGTGTTCTATTACTTTTAACAGCCACAATTTCTTGATTGATCTTATTTATCTATCGCTCAAGAAGATCGATGTGATTTTGGATATGGATTGGTTATCCAATAACTCTGTATATATCGGCTGTAAGGAAAAGGCTATCTTTATTCCTGCTAAGGAGACTACTTCAATTGATGTTATTGGCAACCTGATTAAAGGTACGGTTAAATTGGTTAATTATCTTTTTGCACAGGAGAAATCCTTTCTTTTAGTTCTCACCACAGATTTAGAAGATAGGAAGAGTGTGTCGGAGATTCCTATCGTATTCAAGTTTCCTTATGTGTTTCCCGAGGATGTCATTTCTCTTCCACTAGAAAGAGAAGTTAAGATCTCCATTGACCTTGTTCTGGGAACCGCTCTGGTTTCTATTGCTCCTTATTGGATGTCTCCTGCAGAGTTGATAGAACTGAAGAGCCAATTAGAATAA